A single genomic interval of Primulina huaijiensis isolate GDHJ02 chromosome 7, ASM1229523v2, whole genome shotgun sequence harbors:
- the LOC140980203 gene encoding uncharacterized protein, whose translation MAWLYETVPVLGVSRGLNVYPWLFCWGKSKIPLNAAGNETLLKRIYSTQVLSIHPFCEEEKLLVDMNLVLNHETNRSEVKRFEKLVMKQMNDSKILRKRCAELEGEKVRRRMKGKRSVADKRDHVVKSEEKVDKTEEKMTFESPHDARANFGDFVDVVVNAVVFDLAKEKKELDESHSLNETVDESIGGSFVVSSEVEKKTISQSSIVDHVRARDDRVKKKKVPCL comes from the exons gcTTGGTTATATGAGACAGTCCCAGTTTTAGGAGTAAGTCGTGGTTTAAATGTGTACCCTTGGTTGTTTTGTTGGGGGAAAAGCAAGATCCCACTAAATGCAGCTGGCAATGAAACATTGTTGAAACGCATATATTCAACTCAG GTTTTGTCGATACATCCATTTTGTGAGGAGGAGAAGCTGTTAGTGGACATGAATCTTGTTTTAAACCATGAAACGAATAGATCTGAAGTAAAACGTTTTGAGAAACTTGTCATGAAACAAATGAATGATTCAAAGATACTGAGAAAGAGATGTGCTGAATTAGAGGGTGAAAAGGTTCGACGTAGAATGAAGGGAAAAAGGTCTGTGGCGGATAAACGTGACCATGTTGTTAAATCTGAGGAAAAGGTTgataaaacagaagaaaagatgaCTTTTGAGTCACCACATGATGCAAGAGCTAACTTTGGTGATTTTGTTGACGTAGTGGTAAATGCAGTTGTTTTTGATTTGgctaaagaaaagaaagagttaGATGAATCTCATTCTTTGAATGAGACGGTTGATGAGAGCATTGGTGGTAGTTTTGTTGTTTCTTCTGAAGTGGAGAAGAAAACTATTTCTCAATCTTCAATTGTGGATCA